A window of Equus caballus isolate H_3958 breed thoroughbred chromosome 10, TB-T2T, whole genome shotgun sequence contains these coding sequences:
- the WDR62 gene encoding WD repeat-containing protein 62 isoform X10, protein MAAIGPGGFARNDAVEKLPSVMAGVSARRSQSSPPPAPPVCLRRRTRPLAAPEDTMQNRVSLEKVLGITAQNSNGLTCDPGTGHVAYLAGCVVVILNPKENKQQHIFNTARKSLSALAFSPDGKYIVTGENGHRPAVRIWDVDEKSQVAEMLGHKYGVACVAFSPNMKHIVSMGYQHDMVLNVWDWKKGILVASNKVSCRVIALSFSEDSSYFVTVGNRHVRFWFLEVSTEAKVTGTVPLVGRSGILGELHNNVFCGVACGRGRMAGNAFCVSYSGLLCQFNEKRVLEKWINLKVSLSSCLCVSQELIFCGCTDGIVRIFQAHSLHYLANLPKPHYLGVDVAQGLEPSFLFHRKAEAVYPDTVALTFDPIHQWLSCVYKDHSIYIWDVKDINKVGKMWSELFHSSYVWNVEVYPEFEDQRACLPSGSFLTCSSDNTIRFWNMDSSPDSHWQKNIFSNTLLKVVYVENDIQHLQDMSHFPDRGSENGTPLDVKAGVRVMQVSPDGQHLASGDRSGNLRIHELHFMDELVKVEAHDAEVLCLEYSKPETGLTLLASASRDRLIHVLNVEKNYNLEQTLDDHSSSITAIKFAGTRDIQMISCGADKSIYFRSAQQASDGLHFVRTHHVAEKTTLYDMDIDITQKYVAVACQDRNVRVYNTVNGKQKKCYKGSQGDEGSLLKVHVDPSGTFLATSCSDKSISVIDFYSGECIAKMFGHSEIVTSMKFTYDCRHLITVSGDSCVFIWHLGPELTNCMKQHLLEIDRREQQRQETKDGMWSSQPRQETYVSMPSETCSLSPGEQTEDELEDECEPEELLKTPSKESLDPDPQCLLTNGKLPLWAKRLLGDDDDVVDGSAFHARRSYQPHGRWAERADQEPLKTILDARDLDCYFTPMKPESLEDSLLDTVEPQSPAGLLSERESSEASELIIYSPEAEVTVTGTDSEDCAKEGMREPGDQQGDCYLQVPSIGLKHQSPPEDSGESEANLECSFATIHSSPPQPDPDPRFDVPMPPTPGCPGTAEELSQPEVPSISNGSLPQTPEQEKFLRHHFETLTDAPPEELFHGSLRDVQASEAEDYFNPRLSISAQFLSRLQNTSRFSHTCPPQLPLHLGKPPEVKRSDFRGSQPRAEPPRVDAGCTSPGRTSVLSVGMAEEPLEPLEAWCPLTPCLTGLPPCVPSSSVLPTDGKPLTPTALPTPGLAQEVCTPSTRSYLQTTASSRAKMSRSISVEDRESPVLAELPRPLRRPSSMGELASLGQDLQAVSTAAPSSDSEAQEPALPSWGNHEARASLKLTLSNICDGLLLPPPLLEPPTTCVWSQEPVATQPDVMAATASFLAHSPMDGSTLRLHNSAFLPRLPAPEPLNTPAHPNKPPLPEASPGAPGSITSLLEPTPDAPSLLQGSPRRWGEPGMPAPLELSSVETIVHRLQTTFQEALDLYHLVVSSDQVSAEQRQARTELASTFHWIHCQLEANDWLLGTDVAPDQALPSPGPPSPPTLCPLASPDLHALLEHYSELLVQAVRRKARGD, encoded by the exons GTGTCACTCGAGAAGGTGCTCGGCATCACAGCTCAGAACAGCAATGGCCTAACCTGTGACCCCGGCACAGGCCACGTGGCCTACCTGGCAGG ctgtgtggtGGTGATTTTGAACCCCAAGGAGAACAAGCAGCAGCACATTTTTAATACTGCCAG GAAGTCTCTGAGTGCTCTGGCCTTCTCCCCTGATGGGAAGTACATAGTGACGGGGGAG AACGGGCACAGGCCTGCCGTGCGCATCTGGGACGTGGATGAGAAGAGTCAGGTGGCAGAGATGCTGGGCCACAAATACGGCGTGGCCTGTGTGGCCTTCTCCCCCAACATGAAGCACATCGTGTCCATGGGCTACCAGCACGATATGGTGCTCAACGTCTGGGACTGGAAG AAAGGCATTTTGGTGGCTTCCAACAAGGTCTCATGCAGAGTTATCGCCCTCTCCTTCTCCGAGGACAGCAGCTATTTTGTCACCGTTGGGAACCGGCATGTGAGGTTCTGGTTCTTGGAAGTCTCCACTGAGGCAAAG GTGACGGGCACGGTGCCCCTCGTGGGGCGCTCAGGCATCCTGGGTGAGCTGCACAACAACGTCTTCTGTGGTGTGGCTTGTGGCCGGGGCCGGATGGCAGGCAATGCCTTCTGTGTGTCCTACTCGGGCCTCCTCTGCCAGTTCAACGAGAAGAGGGTACTAGAGAAGTGGATCAACCTAAAG GTCTCCTTGTCTTCCTGCCTCTGTGTCAGCCAGGAGCTCATCTTCTGCGGCTGCACAGATGGGATAGTCCGCATCTTCCAGGCCCACAGCCTGCACTACCTCGCCAACCTGCCCAAGCCACACTACCTCGGGGTGGACGTGGCGCAGGGCCTGGAGCCCAG CTTCCTCTTCCACAGGAAGGCAGAAGCAGTCTACCCAGATACAGTGGCGCTGACCTTCGACCCCATCCACCAGTGGCTGTCCTGCGTGTATAAAGACCACAGCATCTACATCTGGGATGTCAAAGACATCAACAAAGTAGGCAAGATGTGGTCGGAGCTCTTCCACAGCTCCTACGTCTGGAATGTGGAG GTGTATCCTGAGTTTGAAGATCAGAGAGCTTGTCTGCCATCAGGATCTTTTCTGACTTGTTCCTCAGACAACACCATCCGCTTCTGGAACATGGATAGCAGCCCTGACTCTCACTGGCAGAAAAACATCTTCAGTAAT ACCCTGCTGAAGGTAGTGTATGTGGAGAACGACATccagcacctgcaggacatgtcCCACTTCCCAGACCGAGGGAGCGAGAATGGGACACCTCTGGACGTGAAGGCCGGGGTGCGAGTCATGCAGGTCAGTCCTGACGGCCAGCACTTGGCTTCAGGCGACCGAAGTGGAAATCTGAG GATCCACGAGCTGCACTTCATGGACGAGCTGGTCAAGGTGGAGGCCCACGACGCCGAGGTGCTGTGCCTGGAGTACTCCAAGCCCGAGACGG GGCTGACCTTGCTGGCCTCAGCCAGTCGGGACCGACTGATCCACGTGCTGAACGTGGAGAAGAACTACAACCTGGAGCAGACCCTGGACGACCACTCCTCCTCCATCACAGCCATCAAGTTCGCTG GCACCAGAGACATCCAGATGATCAGCTGTGGGGCTGACAAGAGCATCTACTTTCGCAGTGCCCAGCAG GCCTCGGATGGACTACACTTTGTCCGTACCCACCACGTAGCAGAGAAGACCACCTTGTATGACATGGACATTGACATCACCCAGAAGTATGTGGCTGTGGCCTGCCAAGACCGCAATGTAAG AGTCTACAACACGGTGAACGGGAAGCAGAAGAAGTGCTATAAGGGCTCCCAGGGTGACGAGGGCTCCCTGCTGAAG GTCCACGTGGACCCCTCAGGCACCTTCCTGGCCACAAGCTGCTCTGACAAAAGCATCTCCGTGATCGACTTTTACTCGGGCGAGTGCATTGCCAAGATGTTTGGCCATTCAG AAATCGTCACCAGCATGAAGTTCACCTATGACTGTCGTCACTTGATCACAGTGTCTGGAGACAG CTGCGTGTTCATCTGGCACCTGGGCCCGGAGCTCACCAACTGCATGAAGCAGCACTTGCTGGAGATCGACCGCCGGGAGCAGCAGCGGCAGGAAACGAAGGACGGGATGTGGAGCAGCCAGCCCAG GCAGGAGACATATGTATCCATGCCCAGCGAGACATGCTCCCTAAGCCCTGGAGAACAGACGGAGGATGAGCTGGAAGACGAGTGTGAACCTGAAGAGTTGCTGAAGACACCGTCCAAGGAGAGCTTGGATCCAG ATCCTCAGTGCCTGCTGACCAACGGCAAGCTGCCACTCTGGGCAAAGCGGCTG CTAGGAGATGACGATGATGTGGTGGATGGCTCAGCCTTCCATGCCAGGCGCAGCTACCAGCCGCATGGCCGCTGGGCAGAGCGGGCTGACCAGGAGCCCCTCAAGACCATCCTGGATGCCCGGGACCTGGATTGCTACTTTACCCCCATGAAGCCCGAGAGCCTGGAGGACTCCCTTCTGGATACAGTGGAGCCACAGAGCCCGGCGGGCCTGCTGAGCGAG AGGGAGTCCTCTGAGGCCAGCGAGCTCATCATCTACTCCCCAGAGGCGGAGGTGACGGTCACAGGGACAGACAG CGAGGACTGTGCGAAGGAGGGGATGAGGGAGCCCGGAGACCAGCAAGGCGACTGCTACCTCCAGGTCCCCTCCATCGGCTTGAAGCATCAGAGCCCACCTGAGG ACTCAGGGGAGTCAGAGGCCAACTTGGAGTGCAGCTTCGCCACCATCCACTCCTCCCCTCCACAGCCGGACCCAGACCCTCGATTTGACGTGCCAATGCCCCCAACACCAG GATGCCCAGGTACCGCAGAAGAGTTGTCCCAGCCCGAAGTGCCAAGCATTTCCAACGGCTCCCTGCCCCAGACCCCTGAGCAGGAGAAATTCCTCCGCCACCACTTCGAGACACTTACTGACGCCCCCCCTGAGG AGCTCTTCCACGGATCCCTGAGGGACGTGCAGGCCTCTGAGGCTGAGGACTACTTCAATCCCCGGCTGAGCATCTCGGCCCAGTTCCTCTCCCGCCTCCAGAACACATCCAG GTTCAGCCACACCTGCCCTCCCCAGCTGCCCCTGCACCTTGGGAAGCCCCCAGAGGTCAAACGGTCAGACTTCAGAGGGAGCCAGCCCAGAGCAGAGCCCCCAAGAGTGGATGCTGGTTGCACCTCCCCGGGCAGGACCAGT GTTCTCTCTGTGGGGATGGCTGAGGAGCCCCTCGAGCCCCTGGAGGCCTGGTGCCCACTGA CCCCCTGCCTCACAGGCCTGCCACCATGTGTCCCCTCCTCCTCAGTGCTGCCCACAGACGGGAAGCCTCTGACGCCCACAGCCCTACCCACTCCAGGCCTGGCTCAGGAGGTCTGCACCCCCTCCACCCGCTCCTACCTGCAGACCACTGCCAGCTCCCGTGCCAAGATGTCACGTAGCATCTCTGTCGAGGACAGGGAGAGCCCTGTCCTGGCTGAGCTGCCAAGACCCCTCCGCAGACCCTCGTCCATGGGGGAGCTGGCCTCCCTGGGCCAGGATCTCCAGGCTGTCAGCACAGCAGCACCCAGTTCTGACAGCGAGGCCCAAgagcctgccctgccctcctggggcaaCCATGAGGCCCGAGCCAGCCTGAAACTGACCCTGTCGAACATATGTGATGGGCTcttgctgcccccacccctgctggAGCCTCCTACCACGTGCGTCTGGTCCCAGGAACCTGTAGCCACCCAGCCTGATGTCATGGCCGCAACAGCCAGCTTCCTGGCCCATAGCCCCATGGATGGGAGCACCCTGAGGCTCCACAACTCCGCCTTTCTCCCAAGGCTTCCAGCCCCTGAGCCCCTCAACACCCCTGCCCACCCCAACAAGCCCCCGCTTCCAGAGGCCAGTCCTGGGGCCCCTGGCAGCATCACCTCCCTCCTGGAGCCCACTCCTG atGCGCCCAGTCTACTGCAGGGCAGCCCCAGACGGTGGGGGGAGCCTGGGATGCCGGCTCCCCTTGAGCTGAGCAGTGTGGAGACCATTGTGCACAGACTGCAGACTACCTTCCAGGAAGCTCTGGACCTTTACCACCTG GTGGTCTCCAGTGACCAGGTGAGCGCTGAGCAGCGGCAGGCCCGGACTGAGCTGGCCTCCACCTTCCACTGGATCCACTGCCAGTTAGAGGCCAATGACTGGCTGCTTGGAACTGATGTGGCCCCAGACCAGGCCCTGCCTAGCCCAGGGCCCCCTTCCCCCCCTACATTGTGCCCCCTTGCCAGCCCCGATTTGCACGCCCTGCTGGAACACTACTCGGAGCTGCTGGTGCAGGCTGTGCGGAGGAAGGCCCGGGGGGACTGA
- the WDR62 gene encoding WD repeat-containing protein 62 isoform X18: MAAIGPGGFARNDAVEKLPSVMAGVSARRSQSSPPPAPPVCLRRRTRPLAAPEDTMQNRVSLEKVLGITAQNSNGLTCDPGTGHVAYLAGCVVVILNPKENKQQHIFNTARKSLSALAFSPDGKYIVTGENGHRPAVRIWDVDEKSQVAEMLGHKYGVACVAFSPNMKHIVSMGYQHDMVLNVWDWKKGILVASNKVSCRVIALSFSEDSSYFVTVGNRHVRFWFLEVSTEAKVTGTVPLVGRSGILGELHNNVFCGVACGRGRMAGNAFCVSYSGLLCQFNEKRVLEKWINLKVSLSSCLCVSQELIFCGCTDGIVRIFQAHSLHYLANLPKPHYLGVDVAQGLEPSFLFHRKAEAVYPDTVALTFDPIHQWLSCVYKDHSIYIWDVKDINKVGKMWSELFHSSYVWNVEVYPEFEDQRACLPSGSFLTCSSDNTIRFWNMDSSPDSHWQKNIFSNTLLKVVYVENDIQHLQDMSHFPDRGSENGTPLDVKAGVRVMQVSPDGQHLASGDRSGNLRIHELHFMDELVKVEAHDAEVLCLEYSKPETGLTLLASASRDRLIHVLNVEKNYNLEQTLDDHSSSITAIKFAGTRDIQMISCGADKSIYFRSAQQASDGLHFVRTHHVAEKTTLYDMDIDITQKYVAVACQDRNVRVYNTVNGKQKKCYKGSQGDEGSLLKVHVDPSGTFLATSCSDKSISVIDFYSGECIAKMFGHSEIVTSMKFTYDCRHLITVSGDSCVFIWHLGPELTNCMKQHLLEIDRREQQRQETKDGMWSSQPRQETYVSMPSETCSLSPGEQTEDELEDECEPEELLKTPSKESLDPDPQCLLTNGKLPLWAKRLLGDDDDVVDGSAFHARRSYQPHGRWAERADQEPLKTILDARDLDCYFTPMKPESLEDSLLDTVEPQSPAGLLSEPESPRDDGCGHPSFLPLQRESSEASELIIYSPEAEVTVTGTDSEDCAKEGMREPGDQQGDCYLQVPSIGLKHQSPPEELFHGSLRDVQASEAEDYFNPRLSISAQFLSRLQNTSRFSHTCPPQLPLHLGKPPEVKRSDFRGSQPRAEPPRVDAGCTSPGRTSVLSVGMAEEPLEPLEAWCPLTPCLTGLPPCVPSSSVLPTDGKPLTPTALPTPGLAQEVCTPSTRSYLQTTASSRAKMSRSISVEDRESPVLAELPRPLRRPSSMGELASLGQDLQAVSTAAPSSDSEAQEPALPSWGNHEARASLKLTLSNICDGLLLPPPLLEPPTTCVWSQEPVATQPDVMAATASFLAHSPMDGSTLRLHNSAFLPRLPAPEPLNTPAHPNKPPLPEASPGAPGSITSLLEPTPDAPSLLQGSPRRWGEPGMPAPLELSSVETIVHRLQTTFQEALDLYHLVVSSDQVSAEQRQARTELASTFHWIHCQLEANDWLLGTDVAPDQALPSPGPPSPPTLCPLASPDLHALLEHYSELLVQAVRRKARGD; encoded by the exons GTGTCACTCGAGAAGGTGCTCGGCATCACAGCTCAGAACAGCAATGGCCTAACCTGTGACCCCGGCACAGGCCACGTGGCCTACCTGGCAGG ctgtgtggtGGTGATTTTGAACCCCAAGGAGAACAAGCAGCAGCACATTTTTAATACTGCCAG GAAGTCTCTGAGTGCTCTGGCCTTCTCCCCTGATGGGAAGTACATAGTGACGGGGGAG AACGGGCACAGGCCTGCCGTGCGCATCTGGGACGTGGATGAGAAGAGTCAGGTGGCAGAGATGCTGGGCCACAAATACGGCGTGGCCTGTGTGGCCTTCTCCCCCAACATGAAGCACATCGTGTCCATGGGCTACCAGCACGATATGGTGCTCAACGTCTGGGACTGGAAG AAAGGCATTTTGGTGGCTTCCAACAAGGTCTCATGCAGAGTTATCGCCCTCTCCTTCTCCGAGGACAGCAGCTATTTTGTCACCGTTGGGAACCGGCATGTGAGGTTCTGGTTCTTGGAAGTCTCCACTGAGGCAAAG GTGACGGGCACGGTGCCCCTCGTGGGGCGCTCAGGCATCCTGGGTGAGCTGCACAACAACGTCTTCTGTGGTGTGGCTTGTGGCCGGGGCCGGATGGCAGGCAATGCCTTCTGTGTGTCCTACTCGGGCCTCCTCTGCCAGTTCAACGAGAAGAGGGTACTAGAGAAGTGGATCAACCTAAAG GTCTCCTTGTCTTCCTGCCTCTGTGTCAGCCAGGAGCTCATCTTCTGCGGCTGCACAGATGGGATAGTCCGCATCTTCCAGGCCCACAGCCTGCACTACCTCGCCAACCTGCCCAAGCCACACTACCTCGGGGTGGACGTGGCGCAGGGCCTGGAGCCCAG CTTCCTCTTCCACAGGAAGGCAGAAGCAGTCTACCCAGATACAGTGGCGCTGACCTTCGACCCCATCCACCAGTGGCTGTCCTGCGTGTATAAAGACCACAGCATCTACATCTGGGATGTCAAAGACATCAACAAAGTAGGCAAGATGTGGTCGGAGCTCTTCCACAGCTCCTACGTCTGGAATGTGGAG GTGTATCCTGAGTTTGAAGATCAGAGAGCTTGTCTGCCATCAGGATCTTTTCTGACTTGTTCCTCAGACAACACCATCCGCTTCTGGAACATGGATAGCAGCCCTGACTCTCACTGGCAGAAAAACATCTTCAGTAAT ACCCTGCTGAAGGTAGTGTATGTGGAGAACGACATccagcacctgcaggacatgtcCCACTTCCCAGACCGAGGGAGCGAGAATGGGACACCTCTGGACGTGAAGGCCGGGGTGCGAGTCATGCAGGTCAGTCCTGACGGCCAGCACTTGGCTTCAGGCGACCGAAGTGGAAATCTGAG GATCCACGAGCTGCACTTCATGGACGAGCTGGTCAAGGTGGAGGCCCACGACGCCGAGGTGCTGTGCCTGGAGTACTCCAAGCCCGAGACGG GGCTGACCTTGCTGGCCTCAGCCAGTCGGGACCGACTGATCCACGTGCTGAACGTGGAGAAGAACTACAACCTGGAGCAGACCCTGGACGACCACTCCTCCTCCATCACAGCCATCAAGTTCGCTG GCACCAGAGACATCCAGATGATCAGCTGTGGGGCTGACAAGAGCATCTACTTTCGCAGTGCCCAGCAG GCCTCGGATGGACTACACTTTGTCCGTACCCACCACGTAGCAGAGAAGACCACCTTGTATGACATGGACATTGACATCACCCAGAAGTATGTGGCTGTGGCCTGCCAAGACCGCAATGTAAG AGTCTACAACACGGTGAACGGGAAGCAGAAGAAGTGCTATAAGGGCTCCCAGGGTGACGAGGGCTCCCTGCTGAAG GTCCACGTGGACCCCTCAGGCACCTTCCTGGCCACAAGCTGCTCTGACAAAAGCATCTCCGTGATCGACTTTTACTCGGGCGAGTGCATTGCCAAGATGTTTGGCCATTCAG AAATCGTCACCAGCATGAAGTTCACCTATGACTGTCGTCACTTGATCACAGTGTCTGGAGACAG CTGCGTGTTCATCTGGCACCTGGGCCCGGAGCTCACCAACTGCATGAAGCAGCACTTGCTGGAGATCGACCGCCGGGAGCAGCAGCGGCAGGAAACGAAGGACGGGATGTGGAGCAGCCAGCCCAG GCAGGAGACATATGTATCCATGCCCAGCGAGACATGCTCCCTAAGCCCTGGAGAACAGACGGAGGATGAGCTGGAAGACGAGTGTGAACCTGAAGAGTTGCTGAAGACACCGTCCAAGGAGAGCTTGGATCCAG ATCCTCAGTGCCTGCTGACCAACGGCAAGCTGCCACTCTGGGCAAAGCGGCTG CTAGGAGATGACGATGATGTGGTGGATGGCTCAGCCTTCCATGCCAGGCGCAGCTACCAGCCGCATGGCCGCTGGGCAGAGCGGGCTGACCAGGAGCCCCTCAAGACCATCCTGGATGCCCGGGACCTGGATTGCTACTTTACCCCCATGAAGCCCGAGAGCCTGGAGGACTCCCTTCTGGATACAGTGGAGCCACAGAGCCCGGCGGGCCTGCTGAGCGAG CCCGAGAGTCCCCGGGACGATGGCTGTGGgcatccctccttcctgcccctacAGAGGGAGTCCTCTGAGGCCAGCGAGCTCATCATCTACTCCCCAGAGGCGGAGGTGACGGTCACAGGGACAGACAG CGAGGACTGTGCGAAGGAGGGGATGAGGGAGCCCGGAGACCAGCAAGGCGACTGCTACCTCCAGGTCCCCTCCATCGGCTTGAAGCATCAGAGCCCACCTGAGG AGCTCTTCCACGGATCCCTGAGGGACGTGCAGGCCTCTGAGGCTGAGGACTACTTCAATCCCCGGCTGAGCATCTCGGCCCAGTTCCTCTCCCGCCTCCAGAACACATCCAG GTTCAGCCACACCTGCCCTCCCCAGCTGCCCCTGCACCTTGGGAAGCCCCCAGAGGTCAAACGGTCAGACTTCAGAGGGAGCCAGCCCAGAGCAGAGCCCCCAAGAGTGGATGCTGGTTGCACCTCCCCGGGCAGGACCAGT GTTCTCTCTGTGGGGATGGCTGAGGAGCCCCTCGAGCCCCTGGAGGCCTGGTGCCCACTGA CCCCCTGCCTCACAGGCCTGCCACCATGTGTCCCCTCCTCCTCAGTGCTGCCCACAGACGGGAAGCCTCTGACGCCCACAGCCCTACCCACTCCAGGCCTGGCTCAGGAGGTCTGCACCCCCTCCACCCGCTCCTACCTGCAGACCACTGCCAGCTCCCGTGCCAAGATGTCACGTAGCATCTCTGTCGAGGACAGGGAGAGCCCTGTCCTGGCTGAGCTGCCAAGACCCCTCCGCAGACCCTCGTCCATGGGGGAGCTGGCCTCCCTGGGCCAGGATCTCCAGGCTGTCAGCACAGCAGCACCCAGTTCTGACAGCGAGGCCCAAgagcctgccctgccctcctggggcaaCCATGAGGCCCGAGCCAGCCTGAAACTGACCCTGTCGAACATATGTGATGGGCTcttgctgcccccacccctgctggAGCCTCCTACCACGTGCGTCTGGTCCCAGGAACCTGTAGCCACCCAGCCTGATGTCATGGCCGCAACAGCCAGCTTCCTGGCCCATAGCCCCATGGATGGGAGCACCCTGAGGCTCCACAACTCCGCCTTTCTCCCAAGGCTTCCAGCCCCTGAGCCCCTCAACACCCCTGCCCACCCCAACAAGCCCCCGCTTCCAGAGGCCAGTCCTGGGGCCCCTGGCAGCATCACCTCCCTCCTGGAGCCCACTCCTG atGCGCCCAGTCTACTGCAGGGCAGCCCCAGACGGTGGGGGGAGCCTGGGATGCCGGCTCCCCTTGAGCTGAGCAGTGTGGAGACCATTGTGCACAGACTGCAGACTACCTTCCAGGAAGCTCTGGACCTTTACCACCTG GTGGTCTCCAGTGACCAGGTGAGCGCTGAGCAGCGGCAGGCCCGGACTGAGCTGGCCTCCACCTTCCACTGGATCCACTGCCAGTTAGAGGCCAATGACTGGCTGCTTGGAACTGATGTGGCCCCAGACCAGGCCCTGCCTAGCCCAGGGCCCCCTTCCCCCCCTACATTGTGCCCCCTTGCCAGCCCCGATTTGCACGCCCTGCTGGAACACTACTCGGAGCTGCTGGTGCAGGCTGTGCGGAGGAAGGCCCGGGGGGACTGA